In the Streptomyces formicae genome, one interval contains:
- a CDS encoding alpha-hydroxy acid oxidase, with the protein MAALTLREYRAEAEGRLPAPVWDFLEGGSGTESMLSAGRAALDRIRLRPRCLVDVSVCDPGVTLLGSRLAAPLGIAPMAYHQLAHPEGEVATARAAGAAGALLTVSIFASRTLEDIAAAASGPLWLQLYWLRRRETLVELVRRAEDAGYQALVLTVDAPRVAYRPRDARNGFAVPGGIRAVNVDAAVMSASHGGAAGESAIARHSKEQFDASITWRDLAWLRERTSLPLVLKGVLAPEDAELAVEYGVDALVVSNHGGRQLDFAIPAADALPEIVDAVGGRCRLILDGSIRYGADIAKALCLGADAVFVGRPALWGLAHSGSAGVADVLRVLLDEFEEVMALMGAPRVGDFGNSGIVHH; encoded by the coding sequence GTGGCGGCGCTGACGTTGCGCGAGTACCGGGCCGAGGCCGAGGGGCGGCTTCCCGCTCCCGTGTGGGACTTCCTCGAAGGGGGCAGCGGCACCGAGTCGATGCTCTCGGCGGGACGGGCCGCGCTCGACCGGATCAGGCTCCGCCCCCGCTGTCTCGTGGACGTCTCCGTGTGCGACCCCGGCGTCACCCTGCTCGGCTCGCGCCTCGCCGCGCCGCTGGGCATCGCGCCCATGGCGTACCACCAACTGGCGCACCCCGAGGGCGAGGTGGCGACCGCGCGGGCGGCCGGTGCGGCGGGTGCGCTGCTCACGGTCAGCATCTTCGCGAGCCGCACCCTGGAGGACATCGCCGCTGCGGCGAGCGGTCCCCTGTGGCTCCAGCTGTACTGGCTCAGACGGCGGGAGACGCTCGTCGAGCTGGTGCGGCGGGCGGAGGACGCCGGTTACCAGGCGCTGGTCCTGACCGTCGACGCGCCGCGTGTGGCGTACCGGCCGAGGGACGCGCGCAACGGTTTCGCCGTCCCCGGGGGCATCCGCGCGGTGAATGTCGACGCCGCCGTCATGTCCGCGTCCCACGGGGGAGCGGCGGGCGAGTCGGCCATTGCGCGGCATTCCAAGGAGCAATTTGACGCCTCCATTACCTGGAGGGACCTTGCCTGGCTCCGCGAGCGCACTTCGCTGCCGCTCGTATTGAAGGGCGTCCTCGCGCCCGAGGATGCCGAGCTGGCCGTCGAATACGGCGTCGACGCGCTTGTCGTCTCCAATCACGGGGGCCGTCAGCTCGATTTCGCGATCCCGGCGGCCGATGCGCTTCCGGAGATCGTCGATGCGGTGGGCGGACGGTGCCGTCTGATCCTCGACGGGTCCATCCGGTACGGCGCGGATATCGCGAAGGCGCTCTGTCTGGGCGCCGACGCGGTATTCGTGGGGCGCCCCGCGCTATGGGGACTCGCGCACTCCGGAAGCGCCGGCGTCGCCGACGTGCTCCGGGTGCTGCTGGATGAGTTCGAAGAAGTGATGGCGCTCATGGGGGCGCCGCGAGTGGGGGACTTCGGGAATTCAGGAATTGTTCATCATTGA
- a CDS encoding 4'-phosphopantetheinyl transferase family protein — MDRHPGGSPDTVTVLWCTTDGDERRKAHTLVVRAAAGLMGVAPSEIWLEHEAGGRPVLGGAGKSLHVSVTHARGALAVAVTGLAPVGVDVEVVRRLRAAAMSRAWLDPAEAAWVTALPEDDQSVAFLWLWTQKESVGKALGQGLRRGGMSRRVPLPGQWPPRDGTLSAPRRLPGDPGVVSAAVVVGGGRHVIGVALHGGTGGASCADDVRPDVRLGVRRDVRLDVREVSPTELG; from the coding sequence ATGGACAGGCATCCGGGCGGTTCCCCGGACACGGTGACGGTGCTGTGGTGCACCACGGACGGCGACGAGCGGCGCAAGGCGCACACCTTGGTGGTGCGGGCCGCGGCCGGCCTGATGGGTGTCGCGCCGTCCGAGATCTGGTTGGAGCACGAGGCCGGGGGCCGCCCGGTACTGGGCGGTGCCGGCAAGTCGCTGCACGTCAGCGTCACTCACGCTCGCGGGGCGCTGGCCGTCGCGGTGACCGGCCTTGCCCCCGTGGGTGTGGATGTGGAAGTGGTGCGGCGACTGCGCGCCGCGGCGATGTCCCGCGCGTGGCTGGACCCCGCCGAGGCGGCGTGGGTCACGGCACTGCCCGAGGACGATCAGTCAGTGGCGTTCTTGTGGCTGTGGACGCAGAAGGAGTCGGTCGGCAAGGCGCTCGGCCAGGGCCTGCGGCGGGGCGGCATGAGCCGCCGGGTGCCGTTGCCCGGGCAGTGGCCGCCTCGGGACGGCACTCTGTCGGCGCCGCGGCGGCTGCCCGGTGATCCGGGTGTCGTGTCCGCGGCTGTCGTGGTGGGCGGCGGGCGGCACGTCATCGGTGTCGCGCTGCACGGGGGCACCGGGGGTGCCTCGTGCGCCGACGACGTGCGTCCGGATGTCCGTCTCGGTGTACGTCGCGATGTCCGTCTCGACGTACGCGAGGTGTCCCCGACGGAGCTCGGCTGA
- a CDS encoding beta-ketoacyl-[acyl-carrier-protein] synthase family protein produces the protein MTYPTAGSGAVVTGLGTFTPLGRGAAANFDALCHGKSGLRRPPEDHLLAGSVDVAGIAPEIEAREVLPPSEGRLVDRYALMALAAADDALADAGLVVGRDVDPHRVAVIVSSGAGGLSTYEAQAQARAERGPTAVSPYLLPGMLPNMAAARIAIKHGIRGWSSAIATACAAGAHAVAEAARLIRYGEADVVVCGGAEAPLNPTSALAFAHARALAHGWGEDPEAASRPFDRRRNGFVLAEGSGVLVVERVEHADARGAAGYADLLGWGATTDAHRPTAPRPDGDGAAHSMRGALATAGLAPEDVGYINAHGTATKLGDVAETKAVRAVFGENAPAISSTKSMTGHLLGGSGAVEAAFSALAISRGVLPPTHNLDEVDPHCDLDHVRGEARQQRVQAAISNSFAFGGHNVSLLLGTASSRKKR, from the coding sequence ATGACGTACCCCACCGCGGGATCCGGCGCCGTCGTCACGGGACTCGGCACGTTCACCCCGCTCGGCCGGGGCGCCGCGGCGAACTTCGACGCGCTGTGCCACGGCAAGTCGGGGCTTCGCAGGCCGCCCGAGGACCACCTCCTCGCGGGCAGCGTCGACGTCGCGGGCATCGCCCCCGAGATCGAGGCGCGCGAGGTGCTGCCGCCCAGCGAGGGCCGCCTCGTCGACCGCTACGCCCTGATGGCGCTCGCCGCCGCCGACGACGCGCTCGCCGACGCGGGCCTGGTCGTGGGCCGCGACGTCGACCCGCACCGGGTCGCCGTGATCGTCTCCAGCGGCGCGGGCGGACTCTCGACCTACGAGGCACAGGCGCAGGCCAGGGCCGAGCGCGGCCCGACCGCGGTCAGCCCCTACCTGCTGCCCGGCATGCTGCCGAACATGGCGGCCGCCCGCATCGCCATCAAGCACGGGATACGCGGCTGGAGTTCGGCGATCGCCACCGCCTGCGCCGCCGGTGCCCACGCCGTCGCCGAGGCCGCCCGCCTCATCCGCTACGGCGAGGCCGACGTGGTGGTCTGCGGCGGCGCGGAGGCCCCGCTCAACCCGACGTCCGCCCTCGCCTTCGCGCACGCCAGGGCCCTGGCCCACGGCTGGGGCGAGGACCCGGAGGCGGCCAGCCGCCCCTTCGACCGGCGCCGCAACGGCTTCGTGCTCGCCGAGGGTTCGGGCGTGCTCGTCGTCGAGCGCGTGGAGCACGCGGACGCCAGGGGCGCCGCGGGCTACGCCGACCTGCTCGGCTGGGGCGCCACCACCGACGCCCACCGGCCCACCGCGCCGCGCCCCGACGGCGACGGAGCCGCGCACAGCATGCGCGGCGCGCTCGCCACGGCCGGGCTCGCGCCCGAGGACGTCGGCTACATCAACGCGCACGGCACGGCCACCAAGCTCGGCGACGTCGCGGAGACGAAGGCCGTCAGGGCCGTGTTCGGCGAGAACGCCCCCGCCATCAGCAGCACGAAGTCGATGACGGGACACCTCCTGGGCGGATCAGGCGCGGTGGAGGCGGCCTTCAGCGCCCTGGCGATCTCCCGGGGCGTCCTGCCGCCGACCCACAACCTCGACGAGGTGGACCCCCACTGCGACCTCGACCACGTGCGGGGCGAGGCACGGCAGCAGCGCGTCCAGGCCGCCATCTCCAACTCGTTCGCCTTCGGCGGCCACAACGTCAGCCTGCTGCTCGGCACGGCCAGCAGCCGCAAGAAGCGCTAG
- the hppD gene encoding 4-hydroxyphenylpyruvate dioxygenase, translating into MNIGAVDHIEFYVGDAQQSAFFLCTAFGFRVCGQAGPETGQADRRSLLLRQGGIEVVLTSALTPEHPAAAYVTQHGDGVANIAFEVTDAAKAFALAVERGATAVEEPRTHTKDGTEVVTASVLGFGDVAHRFVQRTGDRDEFLPGVMDIFADDPDEGPHLLNTVDHAAICLPAGQLRPTVAFYEKVFGFTQIFEEFIEVGEQAMDSKVVQSPSGKVTFTLIEPVTDRKPGQIDGFLARHGGAGVQHLALLADDIVAAVPALESRGVRFLETPDAYYEELEERLGRPDLKIEDLRRTNVLVDQDHWGQVFQIFTQSLHVRKTFFWEVIDRHGARTFGSGNIKALYEAVAREKATA; encoded by the coding sequence GTGAACATCGGAGCTGTAGACCACATCGAGTTCTACGTCGGGGACGCCCAGCAGTCGGCGTTCTTCCTGTGCACGGCGTTCGGGTTCCGCGTGTGCGGTCAGGCGGGCCCCGAGACCGGGCAGGCCGACCGGCGCTCGCTGCTCCTGCGCCAGGGCGGCATCGAGGTCGTGCTCACCTCCGCGCTGACCCCCGAGCACCCCGCGGCCGCCTACGTGACCCAGCACGGCGACGGCGTGGCCAACATCGCCTTCGAGGTCACCGACGCGGCCAAGGCGTTCGCCCTCGCCGTCGAGCGCGGCGCCACCGCCGTGGAGGAGCCCCGGACGCACACCAAGGACGGCACCGAGGTGGTCACCGCCTCCGTGCTCGGCTTCGGCGACGTCGCCCACCGCTTCGTGCAGCGCACCGGCGACCGGGACGAGTTCCTGCCCGGCGTGATGGACATCTTCGCCGACGACCCCGACGAGGGCCCGCACCTCCTGAACACCGTGGACCACGCGGCGATCTGCCTGCCCGCGGGCCAGCTGCGCCCCACGGTCGCCTTCTACGAGAAGGTCTTCGGGTTCACGCAGATCTTCGAGGAGTTCATCGAGGTCGGCGAGCAGGCCATGGACTCCAAGGTGGTGCAGAGCCCCTCCGGCAAGGTGACGTTCACCCTCATCGAGCCGGTGACGGACCGCAAGCCGGGCCAGATCGACGGCTTCCTCGCGCGGCACGGCGGCGCGGGCGTGCAGCACCTGGCGCTCCTCGCGGACGACATCGTCGCCGCGGTGCCCGCCCTGGAGTCGCGCGGCGTGCGATTCCTGGAGACCCCCGACGCGTACTACGAGGAGCTGGAGGAGCGCCTCGGCCGCCCGGACCTGAAGATCGAGGACCTGCGACGCACCAACGTGCTGGTCGACCAGGACCACTGGGGCCAGGTCTTCCAGATCTTCACCCAGTCCCTGCACGTCAGGAAGACCTTCTTCTGGGAGGTCATCGACCGCCACGGCGCCAGGACGTTCGGCAGCGGCAACATCAAGGCCCTCTACGAGGCCGTGGCGCGCGAGAAGGCGACCGCCTGA
- a CDS encoding class I adenylate-forming enzyme family protein, which translates to MNPKNERAELAGDQGLGVGNVLTTLLERGTGLDAPSITFDTEVDGHPAWQAHTLAQLGERVAARAAALHALGVRPRDVVAVYVTAGADQVLSYLSLTRVGAIPALVNGRVPAEQAGEYIKRLRAVGVIADTAHWDSLKDRAIETPLLADPADLGKGDPAAAPKPYRHHGNEPAVITHSSGTTGLPKAVTHSHHSLFAAIRHRLSLPKGQGIERMLGALPSAHAATVIAVNLALTNRTQLAVLSQQSGGPVLDAIESWRPHAVLGFATTWSELAGEDLGARDLESVRTWWNTGDCAHEAHIRKLIAVGMRESVTAEGRVRTRGSFFVDGLGSSEMGHSQFHITHTPETSRYGRCIGKPHAFSDVAVVDDDGEKLDSGQVGQLAINAPTLSLGYWNDSVTTYRTRRDGYFLTGDLVFRDEAGYYYHVDRMVDSVELADGKRLFTMLCEEQVLADCADVLECTVVAVKKDDQVVTSVLLFLDPKADQEADRTAEVLAALEPHVAATVDRVVVVSPDSIPLGATGKVRKILLRQRFLDGELLSAKGTAGVAA; encoded by the coding sequence ATGAATCCCAAGAACGAGCGCGCAGAGCTCGCCGGCGACCAAGGTCTCGGCGTCGGCAACGTGCTGACCACGCTGCTCGAGCGGGGCACCGGCCTCGACGCGCCGAGCATCACCTTCGACACCGAGGTCGACGGGCACCCCGCCTGGCAGGCCCACACCCTCGCCCAGCTCGGCGAGCGGGTCGCGGCGCGGGCCGCGGCGCTGCACGCCCTCGGCGTCCGGCCCCGCGACGTGGTCGCCGTCTACGTGACCGCGGGTGCCGACCAGGTGCTCAGCTACCTCTCCCTGACGCGCGTCGGCGCGATCCCCGCCCTGGTCAACGGGCGGGTCCCGGCCGAGCAGGCGGGCGAGTACATCAAGCGGCTGCGCGCCGTCGGCGTCATCGCCGACACCGCGCACTGGGACTCCCTCAAGGACCGGGCCATCGAGACGCCGCTCCTCGCGGACCCGGCGGACCTCGGCAAGGGCGACCCGGCGGCCGCCCCCAAGCCCTACCGCCACCACGGCAACGAGCCCGCGGTCATCACCCACTCCTCGGGCACCACGGGCCTGCCCAAGGCCGTGACGCACTCGCACCACAGCCTCTTCGCGGCCATCCGCCACCGGCTCTCGCTGCCCAAGGGCCAGGGCATCGAACGGATGCTGGGCGCGCTGCCCTCGGCCCACGCGGCCACCGTCATCGCGGTCAACCTCGCGCTGACCAACCGTACGCAACTCGCCGTGCTCTCCCAGCAGTCCGGCGGCCCGGTGCTCGACGCCATCGAGTCCTGGCGGCCGCACGCCGTCCTCGGCTTCGCCACCACCTGGTCCGAGCTCGCGGGCGAGGACCTCGGCGCGCGCGACCTGGAATCCGTGCGCACCTGGTGGAACACCGGGGACTGCGCGCACGAGGCGCACATCCGCAAGCTGATCGCCGTCGGCATGCGGGAGTCCGTCACCGCCGAGGGCCGGGTGCGTACGCGGGGTTCGTTCTTCGTCGACGGCCTGGGCTCGTCGGAGATGGGGCACTCCCAGTTCCACATCACCCACACGCCCGAGACCTCGCGCTACGGCCGCTGCATCGGCAAGCCGCACGCCTTCTCCGACGTGGCCGTCGTCGACGACGACGGCGAGAAGCTCGACAGCGGGCAGGTGGGGCAGCTCGCCATCAACGCGCCCACGCTGTCGCTCGGTTACTGGAACGACTCGGTGACCACCTACCGCACGCGCAGGGACGGCTACTTCCTCACCGGCGACCTCGTCTTCCGTGACGAGGCCGGGTACTACTACCACGTCGACCGCATGGTCGACTCGGTCGAACTCGCCGACGGCAAGCGGCTCTTCACGATGCTGTGCGAGGAGCAGGTGCTCGCGGACTGCGCCGACGTCCTGGAGTGCACCGTCGTCGCCGTCAAGAAGGACGACCAGGTCGTGACCTCCGTCCTGCTCTTCCTCGACCCCAAGGCCGACCAGGAGGCCGACCGCACCGCGGAGGTGCTCGCCGCCCTGGAGCCCCACGTGGCCGCCACCGTCGACCGCGTGGTCGTCGTCAGCCCCGACAGCATCCCGCTCGGCGCGACCGGCAAGGTCCGCAAGATCCTGCTGCGCCAGCGCTTCCTGGACGGCGAACTGCTCTCCGCCAAGGGCACCGCGGGGGTGGCGGCATGA
- a CDS encoding phytanoyl-CoA dioxygenase family protein — MTVHDATLFELTEDERELLPTDEDVLFYAQHGWYLSKKLFTDEEIDLLESASENFYAGHRDRTLPVRPPKLAYWEPEHGPVQRHNDYIHYEDDTIGRILRKPLLGAVAARIAEAERIRVFQSTLIFKPPVAEEQSNIVPWHFDRHYWATSTSERMLTAFIPFHDCGEEMGTITMVDGSHLWKEIAEKDTTSLHFAERDRSELDEMLEENASYNGVEVVKIPVHIPKGHVNFHHCRTYHGSGANVSDRPRRAISFHLQDGENRYREFRRSDGTRVAYNHDVLVRKTAAGTPDYSDPEYLPLLWSSR, encoded by the coding sequence GTGACCGTTCACGATGCCACGCTGTTCGAACTGACGGAGGACGAGCGCGAACTCCTCCCCACCGACGAGGACGTCCTCTTCTACGCCCAGCACGGCTGGTACCTGTCCAAGAAGCTCTTCACGGACGAGGAGATCGACCTCCTGGAGTCGGCGAGCGAGAACTTCTACGCGGGGCACCGCGACCGCACCCTGCCGGTCCGCCCGCCCAAGCTCGCCTACTGGGAGCCCGAGCACGGCCCGGTCCAGCGCCACAACGACTACATCCACTACGAGGACGACACGATCGGCCGCATCCTGCGCAAGCCGCTGCTCGGCGCGGTGGCCGCCAGGATCGCCGAGGCCGAGCGGATACGGGTGTTCCAGTCCACCCTGATCTTCAAGCCGCCGGTCGCCGAGGAGCAGTCGAACATCGTGCCCTGGCACTTCGACCGCCACTACTGGGCCACCTCCACCTCCGAGCGGATGCTGACCGCGTTCATCCCCTTCCACGACTGCGGCGAGGAGATGGGCACGATCACCATGGTGGACGGCAGCCACCTGTGGAAGGAGATCGCGGAGAAGGACACCACGTCGCTGCACTTCGCCGAGCGCGACCGCAGCGAACTCGACGAGATGCTGGAGGAGAACGCCAGTTACAACGGCGTCGAGGTCGTCAAGATCCCCGTCCACATCCCCAAGGGCCACGTCAACTTCCACCACTGCCGCACCTACCACGGCAGCGGTGCGAACGTCAGTGACCGCCCGCGCCGCGCCATCTCCTTCCACCTCCAGGACGGCGAGAACCGCTACCGCGAGTTCCGCCGCTCGGACGGCACCCGGGTCGCCTACAACCACGACGTTCTGGTGCGCAAGACCGCCGCGGGCACGCCCGACTACAGCGACCCCGAGTACCTGCCCCTGCTGTGGAGCAGCCGCTGA
- a CDS encoding class I adenylate-forming enzyme family protein codes for MLQGDGRDVALHLGEAVSRAELRELVAAEQARYQAAGLVAGGVVAVRLPPSLGCIVAMLAGWRAGAQVALLDYRLTTHEVGKAVARLTPQLVVEPVADVSGTLRGFFDVTTRVTPLRTGRPAASQHILLQLSSGSTGPSKVIGRTVGSLLAEIDRYGQLDGFPHRGERTVVLASIVHVLGLVGGLLYGLASGTQVVLPARQTVDGILKAVAAGDEPTTVLGVPSQAAVLAAAQNPPRLPQLRRMITGGELVRPDVWERFTHGYDAELGVMYGMTEAGVIAADLTGATRPGLTPAPGMRVRVEEGEILLGLPESPYVGPSDPTRFVDGWLRTKDAGSFDDATGLLTVLGRLDSQVSVGGLKVDLSEVEASISALPGITGAVVVQGTGIEAFVMVEERAVFDGLADCLAARLAPYKRPRTLHVLPELPRTATGKPVRNADVLRAAARSAAGV; via the coding sequence TTGCTCCAGGGCGACGGGAGGGATGTCGCCCTGCACCTGGGCGAGGCCGTGAGCCGCGCGGAACTCCGCGAGCTCGTCGCCGCCGAACAGGCCCGCTACCAAGCGGCGGGACTCGTCGCGGGAGGCGTGGTCGCGGTGCGGCTGCCGCCCTCGCTCGGCTGTATCGTCGCGATGCTCGCCGGATGGCGCGCGGGGGCCCAAGTGGCCCTGCTCGACTACCGGTTGACCACCCACGAGGTGGGCAAGGCCGTCGCGCGGCTGACACCGCAGCTGGTCGTCGAGCCGGTCGCCGACGTGAGCGGGACGCTCCGCGGCTTCTTCGACGTCACCACCCGCGTCACCCCCCTGCGCACCGGCCGCCCGGCCGCCTCGCAGCACATCCTGCTCCAGCTCAGCTCGGGCTCCACGGGCCCCTCCAAGGTCATCGGCAGGACCGTGGGCAGCCTCCTCGCGGAGATCGACCGGTACGGCCAGCTCGACGGCTTCCCGCACCGGGGCGAACGCACCGTCGTGCTCGCCTCGATCGTCCACGTGCTCGGCCTGGTCGGCGGCCTCCTCTACGGCCTGGCGAGCGGGACCCAGGTGGTCCTGCCCGCGCGCCAGACGGTCGACGGCATCCTCAAGGCCGTCGCCGCGGGCGACGAGCCGACGACCGTCCTCGGCGTCCCCTCGCAGGCGGCGGTCCTCGCCGCCGCACAGAACCCGCCCCGGCTGCCCCAGTTGCGCCGCATGATCACCGGCGGCGAGCTCGTCAGGCCCGACGTCTGGGAGCGGTTCACCCACGGCTACGACGCGGAGCTCGGCGTCATGTACGGCATGACCGAGGCCGGTGTCATCGCCGCGGACCTCACCGGAGCCACCCGCCCCGGCCTGACCCCCGCCCCCGGCATGCGGGTCCGCGTCGAGGAGGGCGAGATCCTGCTCGGGCTGCCCGAATCCCCGTACGTGGGCCCCTCCGACCCCACCCGGTTCGTCGACGGCTGGCTGCGCACCAAGGACGCGGGCAGCTTCGACGACGCCACCGGACTGCTCACGGTGCTCGGCCGGCTCGACTCGCAGGTGTCCGTCGGCGGGCTCAAGGTGGACCTCTCGGAAGTCGAGGCGTCCATCAGCGCCCTGCCCGGCATCACCGGCGCCGTGGTCGTCCAGGGCACCGGCATCGAAGCCTTCGTGATGGTCGAGGAGCGTGCCGTCTTCGACGGCCTCGCCGACTGTCTCGCCGCGCGCCTCGCCCCCTACAAGCGGCCGCGCACCCTGCACGTGCTGCCCGAACTCCCCCGCACCGCGACCGGCAAGCCCGTGCGCAACGCCGACGTCCTCCGCGCCGCCGCGCGGTCGGCCGCCGGTGTGTGA
- a CDS encoding acyl carrier protein has protein sequence MSAEVEKFIIEALQNMNYDVSDVTGETPLGPAGLDLESLSVAEIAIQVEDTYGVKFEEDEMETVALLTVSGLVKEIVERASASAATAG, from the coding sequence ATGTCCGCTGAGGTTGAGAAGTTCATCATCGAGGCCCTCCAGAACATGAACTACGACGTTTCCGACGTAACCGGCGAGACCCCGCTCGGCCCGGCGGGTCTCGACCTCGAGTCCCTCTCCGTCGCGGAGATAGCCATCCAGGTCGAGGACACGTACGGCGTGAAGTTCGAGGAGGACGAGATGGAGACCGTCGCGCTCCTGACCGTCTCCGGCCTGGTCAAGGAGATCGTCGAGCGCGCGTCCGCCTCCGCGGCGACGGCCGGGTGA
- a CDS encoding prephenate dehydrogenase — MRSAAVVGTGLIGTSIALALRGRGVPVHLIDRDPEVARTAADLGAGVAGFPRTPVDVAVIAVPPQHVAATLHEYQLRELAEDFTDVASVKVRPQEEAAELGCDLTRYLGGHPMAGREQSGPLAARGDLFRGRPWVLTPAAETGAATVRRVRELAALCGAKPLVMAHAAHDRAVALTSHAPHVVASLVAARLLEGEDAQLQLAGQGLRDVTRIAGGDAELWTDILGSNATAVAEVLAEVAAELGTLVDALRDMGAASPAVPPERYGSSRAHLTSALVRGVRGRGRIPGLAPGGLRLTGVAAGT, encoded by the coding sequence ATGCGCAGTGCCGCGGTGGTCGGGACCGGCCTGATCGGTACCTCCATCGCCCTGGCCCTGCGGGGCCGGGGCGTGCCCGTCCACCTCATCGACCGCGACCCCGAGGTGGCGCGGACCGCGGCCGACCTCGGGGCCGGTGTGGCCGGATTCCCGCGCACGCCGGTGGACGTCGCCGTCATCGCCGTACCCCCGCAGCACGTGGCGGCGACGCTGCACGAATACCAACTGCGGGAACTGGCCGAGGACTTCACCGATGTGGCCAGTGTCAAGGTGCGGCCGCAGGAGGAGGCGGCCGAGCTCGGCTGCGACCTGACCCGCTATCTGGGCGGCCATCCCATGGCGGGCCGGGAGCAGTCGGGGCCGCTCGCGGCGCGGGGCGACCTGTTCCGCGGCAGGCCCTGGGTGCTCACCCCGGCGGCGGAGACCGGCGCGGCGACCGTGCGGCGGGTGCGGGAACTCGCCGCGCTCTGCGGGGCGAAGCCGCTGGTGATGGCGCACGCCGCGCACGACAGGGCGGTGGCCCTCACCTCGCACGCCCCGCACGTGGTGGCGAGCCTGGTGGCGGCCCGGCTCCTGGAGGGGGAGGACGCCCAACTCCAGCTCGCCGGGCAGGGGTTGCGCGACGTCACGCGGATCGCCGGGGGCGACGCGGAGCTGTGGACCGACATCCTCGGCTCGAACGCCACGGCGGTGGCCGAGGTCCTCGCCGAGGTCGCCGCCGAGCTCGGCACGCTCGTGGACGCGCTGCGGGACATGGGCGCGGCCTCGCCCGCCGTGCCGCCCGAGCGGTACGGCAGCAGCAGGGCGCACCTCACATCGGCCCTGGTGCGCGGGGTGCGGGGGCGCGGCAGGATCCCCGGGCTCGCACCCGGCGGACTGCGCCTGACCGGTGTGGCGGCCGGTACCTGA